A region from the Manihot esculenta cultivar AM560-2 chromosome 13, M.esculenta_v8, whole genome shotgun sequence genome encodes:
- the LOC110629657 gene encoding filament-like plant protein isoform X2 translates to MDRRSWLWRRKSSEKNPGETDSTGSISSHSERFSDDQVYPTHSQLLEVTSKAVDPDEEVNDNVTTLTHKLSAAHLNISTMEELVKQHAKVAEEAVSGWEKAEQELLALKQQHEIAIKKNVGLEDRVSHLDAALKECMRQLRQAREEQEQRISEALVQKTHEWESIKSDLETKLQTAKSEAAATVDSDLQQKLEAAEKVNSSLKLELVSQAEELEIRTIERELSTQAAETASKQHLESIKRVSKLEAECRRLKNLVRKASSPKDHKSLTASSIYVESFTDSQSDSGERLLTAESDTCKINGPEINECEPSCSDSWASALLTELPQFKNQKPLGRNLMVPSVEIGLMDDFLEMERLVALPDTESGIAYPEAGPLSDQANGGENLWKAELQAMVHRTAELEERLGKLEGEKVKSEKALTECQRQLEMSQSWLKEAEEKMVELKVQLALSNETKLVREREIEHIKAKQEVAESQLVVAEAEIKTLLSKVGLLGEEVEKECAFSAETLAKCQKLENELSKKECEANVLHEIESRRIASFNEQLKMKQEKELTFAASKFAECQKTISSLGRQLKSLKKIEDFLLDYDKNSLDLTGIHIGEHWRSHSCDKFVGVDSESL, encoded by the exons ATGGACCGTCGGAGTTGGTTATGGAGAAGGAAGTCTTCAGAGAAGAATCCTGGAGAAACTGACAGCACGGGATCTATCTCATCCCATTCTGAAAGATTTTCAGATGATCAG GTATACCCAACTCACAGTCAGTTGCTAGAAGTTACTTCTAAAGCGGTAGACCCAGATGAAGAAGTTAACGATAATGTTACAACGTTAACACACAAACTTTCTGCTGCTCATTTGAACATCAGTACTATGGAAGAGTTGGTAAAGCAGCATGCCAAGGTTGCAGAAGAAGCAGTCTCAG GGTGGGAGAAAGCTGAACAGGAATTGCTGGCTTTAAAGCAACAACATGAGATTGCTATAAAGAAGAATGTTGGACTTGAAGATAGAGTTAGTCATCTGGATGCTGCACTTAAGGAATGTATGAGGCAACTTCGGCAAGCTAGAGAAGAGCAGGAACAAAGAATCAGTGAAGCTCTTGTCCAGAAAACTCATGAATGGGAATCTATAAAGTCTGATCTTGAGACTAAGCTTCAGACAGCTAAAAGTGAAGCTGCAGCAACAGTTGATTCTGATCTTCAGCAAAAGCTTGAGGCTGCAGAGAAAGTTAACTCTTCCCTTAAACTTGAGCTCGTTTCTCAAGCTGAGGAGCTAGAAATTAGGACTATAGAAAGAGAGCTCAGCACCCAAGCAGCTGAAACAGCCAGCAAACAACATTTGGAAAGCATAAAAAGGGTTTCTAAGCTTGAAGCCGAGTGTCGTAGGCTAAAAAACTTAGTTCGGAAGGCATCTTCTCCAAAGGATCATAAATCCTTGACCGCCTCTTCAATTTATGTCGAATCTTTCACAGACAGCCAGTCTGATAGTGGGGAGAGACTTCTGACAGCTGAAAGTGACACATGCAAAATTAATGGGCCAGAGATAAATGAATGTGAGCCAAGTTGTTCGGACTCGTGGGCATCTGCTCTTCTGACTGAACTTCCGCAATTCAAGAATCAGAAGCCTCTTGGAAGAAACCTGATGGTCCCTTCTGTAGAAATTGGTCTCATGGATGATTTTCTGGAAATGGAAAGACTTGTAGCTTTGCCTGATACAGAAAGTGGAATTGCTTACCCGGAGGCAGGACCGTTATCAGATCAAGCAAATGGTGGTGAAAACCTATGGAAAGCTGAACTTCAAGCCATGGTTCACAGAACTGCTGAATTGGAGGAAAGGTTAGGCAAATTAGAAGGAGAAAAAGTCAAGTCGGAAAAGGCTTTAACTGAATGCCAGAGGCAGCTTGAAATGTCACAAAGTTGGCTAAAGGAAGCAGAGGAAAAGATGGTTGAGCTGAAAGTTCAGTTAGCTCTTTCAAATGAAACAAAGCTAGTGAGAGAGAGGGAAATAGAGCACATCAAAGCAAAGCAAGAAGTTGCAGAGTCACAACTTGTAGTTGCTGAAGCTGAAATCAAAACCTTGCTTTCTAAAGTTGGTTTATTAGGTGAAGAGGTTGAGAAGGAGTGTGCTTTTTCAGCAGAAACTTTAGCAAAGTGTCAAAAATTGGAGAATGAGCTTTCAAAAAAGGAATGTGAAGCTAATGTTCTGCATGAGATTGAGTCCAGGCGTATTGCAAGTTTTAATGAACAGTTGAAGATGAAGCAG GAGAAAGAGCTGACATTTGCTGCAAGTAAATTTGCTGAATGCCAGAAAACAATCTCATCTCTTGGTCGTCAGTTGAAATCACTAAAGAAAATTGAAGACTTTCTGCTGGATTATGACAAAAATTCCTTAGACCTCACTGGGATACATATTGGCGAACATTGGAGATCGCATTCCTGTGATAAATTTGTTGGGGTAGATTCAGAATCTCTCTAA
- the LOC110629657 gene encoding filament-like plant protein isoform X1, with the protein MDRRSWLWRRKSSEKNPGETDSTGSISSHSERFSDDQFMIHRYIQLEKFLFVYILSPKVYPTHSQLLEVTSKAVDPDEEVNDNVTTLTHKLSAAHLNISTMEELVKQHAKVAEEAVSGWEKAEQELLALKQQHEIAIKKNVGLEDRVSHLDAALKECMRQLRQAREEQEQRISEALVQKTHEWESIKSDLETKLQTAKSEAAATVDSDLQQKLEAAEKVNSSLKLELVSQAEELEIRTIERELSTQAAETASKQHLESIKRVSKLEAECRRLKNLVRKASSPKDHKSLTASSIYVESFTDSQSDSGERLLTAESDTCKINGPEINECEPSCSDSWASALLTELPQFKNQKPLGRNLMVPSVEIGLMDDFLEMERLVALPDTESGIAYPEAGPLSDQANGGENLWKAELQAMVHRTAELEERLGKLEGEKVKSEKALTECQRQLEMSQSWLKEAEEKMVELKVQLALSNETKLVREREIEHIKAKQEVAESQLVVAEAEIKTLLSKVGLLGEEVEKECAFSAETLAKCQKLENELSKKECEANVLHEIESRRIASFNEQLKMKQEKELTFAASKFAECQKTISSLGRQLKSLKKIEDFLLDYDKNSLDLTGIHIGEHWRSHSCDKFVGVDSESL; encoded by the exons ATGGACCGTCGGAGTTGGTTATGGAGAAGGAAGTCTTCAGAGAAGAATCCTGGAGAAACTGACAGCACGGGATCTATCTCATCCCATTCTGAAAGATTTTCAGATGATCAG TTCATGATCCACAGATACATACAGCTAGAGAAGTTCTTATTTGTTTACATTTTGTCACCAAAGGTATACCCAACTCACAGTCAGTTGCTAGAAGTTACTTCTAAAGCGGTAGACCCAGATGAAGAAGTTAACGATAATGTTACAACGTTAACACACAAACTTTCTGCTGCTCATTTGAACATCAGTACTATGGAAGAGTTGGTAAAGCAGCATGCCAAGGTTGCAGAAGAAGCAGTCTCAG GGTGGGAGAAAGCTGAACAGGAATTGCTGGCTTTAAAGCAACAACATGAGATTGCTATAAAGAAGAATGTTGGACTTGAAGATAGAGTTAGTCATCTGGATGCTGCACTTAAGGAATGTATGAGGCAACTTCGGCAAGCTAGAGAAGAGCAGGAACAAAGAATCAGTGAAGCTCTTGTCCAGAAAACTCATGAATGGGAATCTATAAAGTCTGATCTTGAGACTAAGCTTCAGACAGCTAAAAGTGAAGCTGCAGCAACAGTTGATTCTGATCTTCAGCAAAAGCTTGAGGCTGCAGAGAAAGTTAACTCTTCCCTTAAACTTGAGCTCGTTTCTCAAGCTGAGGAGCTAGAAATTAGGACTATAGAAAGAGAGCTCAGCACCCAAGCAGCTGAAACAGCCAGCAAACAACATTTGGAAAGCATAAAAAGGGTTTCTAAGCTTGAAGCCGAGTGTCGTAGGCTAAAAAACTTAGTTCGGAAGGCATCTTCTCCAAAGGATCATAAATCCTTGACCGCCTCTTCAATTTATGTCGAATCTTTCACAGACAGCCAGTCTGATAGTGGGGAGAGACTTCTGACAGCTGAAAGTGACACATGCAAAATTAATGGGCCAGAGATAAATGAATGTGAGCCAAGTTGTTCGGACTCGTGGGCATCTGCTCTTCTGACTGAACTTCCGCAATTCAAGAATCAGAAGCCTCTTGGAAGAAACCTGATGGTCCCTTCTGTAGAAATTGGTCTCATGGATGATTTTCTGGAAATGGAAAGACTTGTAGCTTTGCCTGATACAGAAAGTGGAATTGCTTACCCGGAGGCAGGACCGTTATCAGATCAAGCAAATGGTGGTGAAAACCTATGGAAAGCTGAACTTCAAGCCATGGTTCACAGAACTGCTGAATTGGAGGAAAGGTTAGGCAAATTAGAAGGAGAAAAAGTCAAGTCGGAAAAGGCTTTAACTGAATGCCAGAGGCAGCTTGAAATGTCACAAAGTTGGCTAAAGGAAGCAGAGGAAAAGATGGTTGAGCTGAAAGTTCAGTTAGCTCTTTCAAATGAAACAAAGCTAGTGAGAGAGAGGGAAATAGAGCACATCAAAGCAAAGCAAGAAGTTGCAGAGTCACAACTTGTAGTTGCTGAAGCTGAAATCAAAACCTTGCTTTCTAAAGTTGGTTTATTAGGTGAAGAGGTTGAGAAGGAGTGTGCTTTTTCAGCAGAAACTTTAGCAAAGTGTCAAAAATTGGAGAATGAGCTTTCAAAAAAGGAATGTGAAGCTAATGTTCTGCATGAGATTGAGTCCAGGCGTATTGCAAGTTTTAATGAACAGTTGAAGATGAAGCAG GAGAAAGAGCTGACATTTGCTGCAAGTAAATTTGCTGAATGCCAGAAAACAATCTCATCTCTTGGTCGTCAGTTGAAATCACTAAAGAAAATTGAAGACTTTCTGCTGGATTATGACAAAAATTCCTTAGACCTCACTGGGATACATATTGGCGAACATTGGAGATCGCATTCCTGTGATAAATTTGTTGGGGTAGATTCAGAATCTCTCTAA